A DNA window from Vigna unguiculata cultivar IT97K-499-35 chromosome 10, ASM411807v1, whole genome shotgun sequence contains the following coding sequences:
- the LOC114165439 gene encoding uncharacterized protein LOC114165439 produces the protein MAKVAQLYIKEIVRLHGVSSSIVSDRDPRRIPLEFVARDHVFLRVTRTIGVRRALCSRNLSPKFLGPYQISRRIGSVAYEIALPPQLANLHPMFYVSQLRKYVFDPSQVLEVEDVQIKADLTMEVPPISLEDSRVETHQGKPVYLVKVI, from the exons atggccaaggTGGCCCAGCTATACATTAAGGAGATTGTGAGGTTACATGGGGTGTCGTCGAGTATAGTTTCAGATAGGGATCCGAG GAGGATACCCTTGGAATTCGTGGCTAGAGATCATGTGTTCTtaagggtgacccgaaccattGGTGTAAGAAGGGCTCTCTGCTCAAGGAAcctttctcctaagttccttggccctTACCAGATCTCAAGGAGGATTGGGTCTGTGGCTTACGAGATTGCTTTGCCTCCTCAGTTAGCCAATCTTCATCCGATGTTCTATGtctcacagttgaggaagtatgtcTTTGACCCATCTCAGGTGTTGGAAGTCGAGGATGTACAAATAAAGGCGGATCTCACTATGGAAGTACCACCTATCTCTTTAGAGGATAGCCGAGTTGAGACACATCAGGGAAAACCAGTCTATCTAGTCAAAGTCATCTAG